CACCGTGGTGCGGGTGGTGCGCAGCACCGTGTTGTCGCTGCGTGAACGGGAGTTCATCGAAGCGTCTCGCGTGATTGGCAACAGCGAGCTGTACACCATGTGGCGGCACATCGCGCCGAACTGCGTGGCGCCGTTGATCGTGCTGGCCACCAGCATGTTTGGCTGGGCGATTCTCTCGGAGAGCGCCTTGAGCTTCCTCGGCCTCGGTGTTCCGCCGCCTGCCGCCACCTGGGGAAACATGCTGGCCTCCAGCCGTCCTCATCTGGTCACGGCGCCCTGGCTGGGTTTTTTCCCGGGCCTGATGATTTCCATCGCCCTGATCGGCATCAATCTTTTCGGTGACGCCCTGCGTGATCGCCTCGACCCCCGGATGAGTCGCTAATGGATACCGTCAAGCCTTTGCTTCGCGTCAGTAATTTTTGCATTCAGGTGGCCGCCGACGGACCGCTGGCGGTTGACCATCTGAACTTCGACATGGCCCCCGGCGAGATCGTCGCGCTGGTGGGTGAGTCCGGCAGCGGCAAGACCATGGCCGCCCGCGCGGTGATCGGCCTGTTGCCGCCGCCGATGCGTGTCGCCTCCGGGCGCATCGAGTTTCAGGGCAGCGATCTGTGCAGCTTGTCCTACGAACAGATGCGCCAGGTGCGCGGGTCGAAGATCGGCATGGTGTTCCAGGAACCGATGGTTTCGCTCAACCCGACCTTGACCATCGGCCAGCAGATGGCCGAAGGCATGCGCCTGCACACCGACCTGGACGACAAAACCATTGTTGCCCGCTCGCTGGAAATGCTGCGACGGATCGGCATCGACGATCCGCAACGCTGCCTCAATGCCTTCCCCCATGAGTTCTCCGGAGGCATGCGTCAACGCATCATGCTGGCTTCGGTGATGTTGCTGCGCCCGAAACTGTTGATCGCCGACGAGCCGACCACCGCTCTGGACACCTTGGCCCAGGCCGACGTGATCGAACTGATGCTCGAACTGACGCGGGAGGAGGGTACGGCGATTCTGTTCATCAGCCATGACTTGTCGCTGGTGGTGCGCCATGCCCACAAGGTGGTGGTAATGCGCAGCGGCAAGGCCATCGAAAGCGGCCCGACGCAGCAGATCCTGCTCGGTCCCAAGGCTGACTACACCCGGCAACTGCTGGAGGCGCTGCCGACTCGCGGCCATCTGGACAGTGCACCGGTGGCCAAGCCGCTGGTGGACATTCGCAACGTCACCATCGATCACCCGGGGCGTCAGGGTTTCCTGTTTCGCGGCAAACCCAAGCGCGCCGTGGACGGGGTCAGCCTGCAAATCGCCGCCGGAGAAACACTGGCGCTGGTCGGCGGCAGCGGCTCAGGAAAAACCACTCTGGGGCGCTCGGTGGTGGGGCTGGTCAATCCGGTGGCCGGGGAGATTTTTTTCGACGGCATCGACATCCTCAAAAGCGCCAACCGCGAACATCGGCTGCAATGCCAGATGATCTTCCAGGACCCGGTGTCCTCCCTCGATCCACGGGCGCGGATTTCGCAGATCCTCGCCGAGCCGTTGCGCCATGTGCCGGGCCTCACACCTGAACAGCGCGCCGAGCGCGTGCGCACCATCCTCCACGACGTGGGGTTGTCGCCGGTGTTCGCCGAGCGCTTTCCCCATCAGCTCTCCGGTGGGCAGCGCCAGCGGGTGGCGATTGGTCGGGCGCTGATTCGCCACCCGAAACTGGTGATCGCCGACGAGCCGATCTCGGCGCTGGACATGACCATCCAGAAGCAA
This genomic interval from Pseudomonas putida contains the following:
- a CDS encoding dipeptide ABC transporter ATP-binding protein yields the protein MDTVKPLLRVSNFCIQVAADGPLAVDHLNFDMAPGEIVALVGESGSGKTMAARAVIGLLPPPMRVASGRIEFQGSDLCSLSYEQMRQVRGSKIGMVFQEPMVSLNPTLTIGQQMAEGMRLHTDLDDKTIVARSLEMLRRIGIDDPQRCLNAFPHEFSGGMRQRIMLASVMLLRPKLLIADEPTTALDTLAQADVIELMLELTREEGTAILFISHDLSLVVRHAHKVVVMRSGKAIESGPTQQILLGPKADYTRQLLEALPTRGHLDSAPVAKPLVDIRNVTIDHPGRQGFLFRGKPKRAVDGVSLQIAAGETLALVGGSGSGKTTLGRSVVGLVNPVAGEIFFDGIDILKSANREHRLQCQMIFQDPVSSLDPRARISQILAEPLRHVPGLTPEQRAERVRTILHDVGLSPVFAERFPHQLSGGQRQRVAIGRALIRHPKLVIADEPISALDMTIQKQILELFERLQKQYGFACLFISHDLAAVERIAHRVAVMQQGRLVEIGSTAQVFDHPQHAFTHRLLAAANPLVRQDDGSYQLRSSAAS